The genomic interval TTTCTCCTTGGTTGTCGGCAGCCCCAGCTGCGCGAGCCGCGCGGGGTCCGAGCGCCATTTCGGCCACACGGTGACCCACAGGTCCAGGTGTGCGCGCCGGTCCAGGAACGCCGCGATGCGCGCGCGCGCCGCGGTGCCGATCGCCTTGATGGTGCGTCCGCCCTTGCCCAGGACGATCGGCTTCTGGCTCTCCCGTTCGACGGCGAGGGTGGCCCGAATATATACCCCGGTTTCCGCCTCGCGGAATGCGTCGATCTGGACAGCCACGGCGTAGGGCAGCTCCTGGCGCAGCTCGGCGAACGCCGCCTCCCGGATGAACTCGGCGGCGAAGAAGCGCAGCGGCTGGGTGCCCACGTCGTCCGGGTCGTAGAGGAACGGCCCCTCCGGCAGCGCGAGGCGCACCCGCTCCCGCAGCGCGTCCAGGCCCTCGCCCGTCACTGCCGAGACCACCACCGCCTCCGGGTCGGGGGCCGCTCGCGCCGTCGCCGCGACGAGGTCGGCCTTGGTGTAGGCGACGATCCGGCGCTCGGGGAGCGGACGGGCGTCGGGCAGCAGCGCCTCGAGGGGCGGCGCGGGGTGCTGCGCGAGGGGGTGCACGTGCAGTACCACGTCGGCCTGCTGGACCACCTGGAGGGCGGCGCGGCGCATCGCCCGCTGGAGCGGATAGGCCGGCGTGATGAGGCCGGCGGGGTCCACGAACAGGACCTGCGTGTCGCCCTCGGTGACCAGGCCGTGGACGGGCACGCGGGTGGTCTGGGGCTTGGGCGAGGTGATTGCCAGCCGTTCGCCCACCAGGGCGTTGAGCAGGGTGGATTTTCCGGCGTTGGGCTCGCCGGCCAGGGCGACGATGCCGCAGCGCGGCACGTCAGGACCGGGGGCCGGGGCCGACGGCTACCTCGCCTGCAGCCACGGCACGGTGGGCCGCGTGTCGTCGAAGAGCGTCTGCACGCGGGCATCCGGGCGCAGGCCTGCGAGCACGGGGCTGTGGAGGAGCCCCCACACGAACAGGTCGGTCGAGCACGGTGCGGGCCCGCAGCGCTGAGGGTTCGGCGCCGGGGGCATCGCCCGCAGCCGCTGCAGGGCGGCGATGGCCGCCTCGTGCTGCCCGAGCACGGCCGCGGCGATCGCGACGGCCGCCTCGGCCTGGCGGCTGCCGCTGTCGGCCACGGCCTGCGCCGCGGCGAGGAAGGCCCGGGCGTCCGTGCTGTCGCCGACCCCCACCCGGTACAGCGTCCGCCAGTGCCCGCCCAGTCCGATCCAGCCGCCGCTCGCCATCGTGGTGTCCTGCTTCCAGTCGTCGAAATCCGCGAGCGCGCCGACGGCATTGCCGCGCGCGAACCGCACCAGCGAGCGCTCCCCGGACCCGATGGGCCACGGGCCGCGCGACAGCGCCGTGTCGAGCAGCGCTTCGGCGACGTCGAGCCGGCCCTCGTCGCGGTACGTCAGCGCCAGGTGGCGCCAGGTGTTGCGGAGGTCCGGGTCGAGGGCCAGCGCGCGGCGCAGATACGGCCGCGCCACCTCCGGCAGGTCCAGGATGTCGGCCCCGTACATGTAGCCGATGATGTGGTTCGTCTCCGCGCTGAGCGAGTCGAACCGCAGGGCCCGGTCGAACGCCGCGTGGGCCAGCGCGAGGTCCGAGGACAGCATCGCCCAGTAGCCGCGCGCGGTCCAGGCTTCGGCCAGGGTCGAATCGAGGCTCAGGGCGCGGTCGGCGGCTGCGCGCGCGCGCGGCAGCAGCGAGTCCGGCGGCAGCCGCTCCGGGTTGCCCCACTGGATCTCGAGCGCGCGCGCGTACGCCAGGCGCGCCCAGGCCGCGGCGAACGTCGGATCGAGCTCCGTCGCCCGCGCGAAGGCCCGGGCCGCAGCGGCGATGTCGGCCGGCGTGCGCCGGTTGGCCAGGGTGCGGCCGAAGAGGTAGAGGCGATAGGCCTCGGGGTTGGCGGTGGCCGGCCGGCGCAGGGCCGAGAGCTGGCCGGGGGCCAGGCGGCCGACGACCGCGACGGCCACGGACTCGGCGATCTGCTCCTCGACCGCGGCGAGGTCGTCGGCGCCGCGGCGGAACGGTGCGCCCCAGGCCCCGTCGCCGGAGGCGGCGCGCACCAGCTCGGCGCTTACGGCGAGGTCCCGTCCGGCGCGTCGCAGCGTGCCGGTGACGAACCACTGCACGCGCAGGGCGCGGGCGGCGGCCATCGGGTCCGGCGTGCGGTGCCACTGGGCGCGCACGGCGGTGCCGCTCTTGACCGCGAGTCCCTGCACCCGGGCGAGGCGGCCGAAGATCTCGTCGGGCAGCGCCTCGGCGAGGTAGGCGTCGGCACTGTCGGGCGAGCGGTTCTCGAACGGGAAGATGGCGATGCTGCCGGGGGCGGCGGCGACCGGGCGCGCGGCGGCGCCGGCGCACGGGGCCGGGGTGCCGTCGGGACACTGG from Gemmatimonadales bacterium carries:
- the era gene encoding GTPase Era — encoded protein: MPRCGIVALAGEPNAGKSTLLNALVGERLAITSPKPQTTRVPVHGLVTEGDTQVLFVDPAGLITPAYPLQRAMRRAALQVVQQADVVLHVHPLAQHPAPPLEALLPDARPLPERRIVAYTKADLVAATARAAPDPEAVVVSAVTGEGLDALRERVRLALPEGPFLYDPDDVGTQPLRFFAAEFIREAAFAELRQELPYAVAVQIDAFREAETGVYIRATLAVERESQKPIVLGKGGRTIKAIGTAARARIAAFLDRRAHLDLWVTVWPKWRSDPARLAQLGLPTTKEKGP